In Palaemon carinicauda isolate YSFRI2023 chromosome 21, ASM3689809v2, whole genome shotgun sequence, the following proteins share a genomic window:
- the LOC137614922 gene encoding uncharacterized protein, which translates to MASRAVYLDFCPSLEVEEFVLALRRFCATHGAPSFITSDNHQTFKTASNLLQGLYEEDEVQQFLRKTGIEWRFQTPHAPWKGGFFERLIGVTKRVLQIALGKKYLPNTHVLTLVKEAEAVVNNRPLMYSGDKCEDEVLTPSHLVRGSPINLMALILPDDHLNATFTSRRLRDHYLKLTDSLKAFRERWRKEYLSALRARHDCRSGEPSKLHSGDVVLVKQENQKRAMWPLGHVVETYPDDDGVVHSAKVFFEGVESLRAVSHLVPLEIAPSDDDDGVGEDDGDVEIEGAYGLTAGLPGIVETSGDNQEMVQAMTSQQPATEVLGSDVNSDNNTVSEMSESDAESETKGAQGRSARPLRKAATKQRDLMERLLQNEDI; encoded by the coding sequence atggccagcagggccgtgtacctcgatttctgcccctccctggaagtgGAGGAATTTGTATTAGCCTTACGTCGCTTTTGTGCTACCCACGGTGCTCCGTCTTTCATCACATCtgataatcatcaaacgttcaagactgccagcaacctccttcagggactttatgaagaggatgaagtccagcagttcctgaggaaaactggaattGAATGGCGTTTTCAGACACCCcatgcaccttggaaaggtgggttctttgagcgcctaatcggagtgacaaaacgtgtcctccagatagccctcgggaagaagtacctgccgAACACCCACGTACTAACATTAGTGAAGGAGGCCGAGGCGGtggttaataacaggcctctaatgtacagcggcgacaagtgcgaggatgaggtcctcaccccctcccatttagtgAGAGGAAGCCCAATCAACCTCATGGCACTgatcttgccagacgaccaccttaatgcgaccttcacctcccggaggctccgtGATCATTATTTGAAgctgacagactctttgaaagccttccgagagaggtggagaaaagagtatttgagtgccctgagagccagacacgactgtcgatctggggaaccttccaagcttCACTCCGGAGATgtcgtgctggtcaagcaagaaAATCAAAAAAGGGCTATGTGGCCCCTTGGACATGTtgtggagacatatcctgacgacgacggagtcgtgcatTCAGCCAAGGTGTTtttcgagggtgtcgagtcgctgcgagctgtcagccacctggttcccctggagattgccccctctgatgacgatgatggtgttggagaagacgatGGTGACGTCGAAATCGAGGGTGCGTACGGTTTAACAGCAGGACTGCCAGGGatcgttgagacgtctggggacaaccaggagatgGTTCAGGCTATGACatctcaacaaccagccacagaggtcttaggtagtgacgtaaatagtgataacaatacggTAAGTGAGATGAGTGAAAGTGACGCAGAATCAGAGACAAAGGGCGCACAAGGACGttccgcacgcccattgagaaaggcTGCTACGAAGCAGCGAGATTTGATGGAACGATTACTTCAAAAcgaggacatctaa